One genomic region from Bubalus kerabau isolate K-KA32 ecotype Philippines breed swamp buffalo chromosome 7, PCC_UOA_SB_1v2, whole genome shotgun sequence encodes:
- the BLOC1S4 gene encoding biogenesis of lysosome-related organelles complex 1 subunit 4: protein MEDFPPSCGPVGEEPAEEAEAQVAAWSGDSGNVSQSHSSASGPWEDEGPESGAPSRDPPLLRRAAAGYASCLLPGAGARPEIEALDASLEDLLTRVDEFVGMLDMLRGDSSHVVGEGVPLIYAKATEMRRVYSKIDRLEAFVGMVSASVARLEEQVARAEAELGTFPSTFRKLLHTINVPSFFHKAPSGRSQLTGYEPPVVFRTEDHFPCCSERPQV from the coding sequence ATGGAGGATTTCCCGCCGAGTTGCGGGCCGGTTGGTGAGGAGCCGGCCGAGGAGGCCGAGGCCCAGGTGGCGGCCTGGAGCGGGGACAGCGGCAATGTGTCGCAGAGCCACAGCAGCGCCTCGGGGCCGTGGGAGGACGAGGGTCCGGAGTCGGGCGCCCCGAGCCGGGACCCGCCGCTGCTGCGCCGCGCCGCCGCGGGCTACGCCTCCTGCCTGCTGCCCGGCGCGGGGGCGCGGCCCGAGATCGAGGCGCTGGACGCGAGCTTGGAGGACCTGCTCACCAGGGTGGACGAGTTTGTGGGCATGCTGGACATGCTGCGCGGCGACTCCTCGCACGTAGTCGGCGAGGGCGTGCCTCTCATTTACGCCAAAGCCACCGAGATGCGGCGAGTCTACAGCAAGATCGACCGGCTGGAGGCCTTCGTGGGCATGGTCAGCGCCAGTGTGGCCAGGCTGGAGGAGCAGGTCGCCAGGGCGGAGGCCGAGCTGGGGACGTTCCCCAGTACGTTCAGGAAATTGCTGCACACGATTAACGTGCCCTCCTTTTTCCACAAGGCGCCCTCCGGCAGGTCCCAGCTGACCGGCTACGAACCCCCCGTCGTCTTTCGGACGGAAGACCACTTTCCCTGTTGCAGCGAAAGACCTCAGGTCTGA